From Candidatus Eremiobacterota bacterium, one genomic window encodes:
- a CDS encoding GGDEF domain-containing protein translates to MRDREQGYLEEIQALRERTGMLEEELRSLRELVNLDDLTGLHNIRYLGKRLEEEIRGFQEKGREFSLVMIDIDNLKAVNDSLGHLAGSSVIRAVARCLKTTLRAYDVCVRYGGDEFVILLPETEEDKAAGVAWRIVHSIAGQAFVYDRHPLSITVSAGVAGISRCPGGAGEVFRKADEFLYQSKRQGRNRVSAGMTPALHARVGGN, encoded by the coding sequence GTGAGAGACAGAGAACAGGGTTATCTGGAGGAAATCCAGGCGCTGAGAGAGCGCACAGGGATGCTCGAAGAGGAGCTCAGGTCCCTGAGAGAGCTGGTGAATCTTGACGACCTCACGGGCCTTCATAACATACGCTACCTTGGGAAGCGGCTTGAAGAGGAGATCAGGGGATTCCAGGAAAAGGGCCGCGAGTTCTCCCTCGTGATGATAGACATCGACAATCTCAAGGCAGTCAATGATTCCCTCGGCCATCTCGCAGGGAGCTCTGTGATAAGAGCCGTTGCCCGCTGCCTGAAGACCACCCTCAGAGCCTATGATGTCTGTGTGCGTTATGGCGGCGACGAGTTTGTTATCTTGCTGCCTGAAACGGAAGAGGACAAGGCGGCAGGAGTCGCCTGGCGGATTGTGCATTCCATCGCCGGCCAGGCTTTTGTCTATGACCGTCATCCACTGAGCATCACGGTGAGTGCCGGAGTTGCGGGGATCTCACGCTGCCCTGGAGGGGCCGGAGAGGTCTTCAGGAAAGCCGATGAATTCCTCTATCAGTCAAAAAGACAGGGCAGGAACCGTGTGAGTGCCGGGATGACACCGGCACTTCATGCCCGTGTGGGGGGGAACTAG
- a CDS encoding P-loop NTPase fold protein has translation MKMMGLRDLPISSPGEDRLGLKVYAEIFADYIRDCSTPTTIAIQGDWGCGKTSLMRLIKSELESGSQKDSPINTLWFHTWQFSQFSQADNLPFLLIQDLARKIDSRKSNDITNRLLSITGALGKGIALSAASIVGQGEAAKNVIANLEKMSKGTDMAHEIEDLHEKLMELIRAKARTSGRLVIFVDDLDRIRPVRAIELLEVMKLFLESEGCVFVLAIDYEVIRRGLEEKFGIAKAESLESYFDKLIQVPFRVPQDRAGNRLYTHHLLDSLGIKHSDKDVELYVNLLDRSAGFNPRKMKRLLNTILLHLMVGKKLFNRPDIFPMHLNVDSADIARLLFAFQCLALMDYAPLKAFPELFSGTVEEIRERLERLRSFSREDITKPHFDGLREALAKKGVSPGMLNGIVERYGSFLETFYRAIRFTGAPDDQPISAKEIQKLREILDFSAIILEQQGIDNELQDENCREN, from the coding sequence ATGAAAATGATGGGCCTCCGCGATTTACCTATCAGCTCACCCGGCGAGGACCGCCTGGGCCTGAAAGTATATGCCGAGATCTTCGCCGATTATATAAGGGACTGCAGCACTCCCACCACTATAGCCATACAGGGCGACTGGGGCTGCGGCAAGACAAGCCTTATGCGCCTCATCAAATCAGAGCTTGAAAGCGGAAGCCAGAAAGACAGCCCCATCAATACCCTCTGGTTTCACACCTGGCAGTTCTCCCAATTCAGCCAGGCTGACAACCTGCCCTTCCTGCTCATCCAGGATCTCGCAAGAAAGATTGACAGCAGAAAATCCAACGACATTACCAACAGACTCCTCTCCATCACGGGAGCCCTGGGCAAGGGCATAGCTCTCAGCGCCGCGAGCATTGTGGGACAGGGCGAGGCGGCAAAGAACGTCATCGCGAACCTGGAAAAAATGTCAAAAGGGACCGATATGGCCCATGAGATCGAGGACCTCCACGAGAAGCTCATGGAGCTCATCAGGGCCAAGGCCAGAACGAGCGGCAGGCTGGTCATCTTTGTCGATGACCTTGACAGGATAAGACCCGTGAGGGCCATCGAGCTTCTGGAGGTGATGAAGCTTTTCCTGGAGAGCGAGGGGTGTGTCTTTGTGCTTGCCATTGACTACGAGGTGATCAGGAGAGGCCTCGAGGAAAAATTCGGCATTGCCAAGGCCGAAAGCCTGGAGAGCTATTTTGACAAGCTCATCCAGGTCCCTTTCAGAGTCCCCCAGGACAGGGCCGGGAACCGCCTTTACACCCATCACCTTCTCGACAGCCTGGGAATCAAGCACAGCGACAAGGACGTCGAGCTTTACGTGAACCTCCTGGACCGGTCTGCGGGCTTTAACCCCAGGAAGATGAAAAGGCTCCTCAATACCATCCTGCTCCACCTGATGGTGGGGAAAAAGCTCTTCAACCGGCCTGACATCTTCCCCATGCACCTCAACGTGGACTCCGCCGACATAGCGAGGCTCCTCTTCGCCTTTCAATGCCTCGCCCTGATGGACTATGCCCCCCTGAAGGCTTTCCCTGAATTGTTTTCCGGTACTGTCGAGGAGATAAGGGAGAGGCTAGAGCGGTTACGCTCCTTTTCCCGTGAGGACATTACCAAGCCTCATTTCGACGGCCTGAGGGAGGCCCTTGCCAAGAAGGGCGTGAGCCCCGGGATGCTCAACGGAATTGTGGAGCGCTACGGCTCCTTCCTGGAGACTTTCTACCGGGCAATCAGGTTCACGGGGGCACCGGATGACCAGCCGATTTCTGCCAAGGAGATCCAGAAGCTCAGGGAGATACTGGATTTTTCCGCCATCATCCTGGAGCAGCAGGGCATCGATAATGAGCTGCAGGATGAAAATTGCCGGGAGAATTGA
- a CDS encoding PilZ domain-containing protein, whose amino-acid sequence MSVKKVLDEVDEMYFSRELVIEKRDAARVPLGETSFYFTYGGRCHQARIIDISFRGIKMALEHHLPPVESGEVLIFYNGTSLLLPLRIAWSRQRRSISECGAEFLSLSPEIKGLIRRYLSFIRYQAELGASAA is encoded by the coding sequence ATGAGTGTGAAGAAAGTGCTTGATGAAGTTGACGAGATGTATTTCAGCAGGGAACTGGTCATTGAAAAACGTGATGCCGCCAGAGTTCCCCTTGGCGAGACTTCATTTTATTTTACCTATGGCGGCAGGTGCCATCAGGCAAGGATCATCGACATAAGCTTCAGGGGGATAAAAATGGCCCTGGAACATCACCTGCCTCCTGTGGAAAGCGGTGAGGTGCTTATATTTTACAACGGGACCTCCCTTCTTCTCCCTCTCAGGATAGCATGGTCCCGGCAGCGCAGGAGCATTTCAGAGTGCGGTGCGGAGTTTCTCTCCCTCTCCCCTGAGATTAAGGGTCTCATAAGGAGATATCTCTCTTTTATCCGCTATCAGGCTGAGCTGGGAGCCTCCGCTGCCTGA
- a CDS encoding protein kinase produces MTFHCEFCGKQTEQNICSDCREKMAPGGPVGPVIDNRYEILAEIKSGGRVALYKARSLRDRSIVTVKRIYPSGADPADLKLIKERFAEEERFKDLGKTLSTLNQRGLPLVFDFFSAPDPSSGQEAYFIVMTYHDGTTLETMMRERKTFPLQEVLDFIRQLLETLKYLHTRGSVQVHGDINPANIMIREGEVTLLGQTLPGFSSPRGKSLLGGGFLSPEGEAAWKEPRGDLYSIGLLMFCLLKGEKPESLSKASLESLRSGAGEIPGYLGKVIASMVSWESGPPPSAGKVLEILRMSTEVLPWADFIAVPPPYPAAAPVKYPGDKVPSYPDNKVPVHPEDRKPSHPDDRRPVHPDDRKPVVHPDDRKPAHPDEKGSVKPEERTPAAFERRKARSSMQAEKPPHPSEAPAPVKIIVNEAHVTEFRRWLEKNKVTEPPGKSDSPSPGAPGEGGEDSKKELELLSSLPQEAQEEKIELINSLIKVMDTIKVKEEPKEK; encoded by the coding sequence ATGACGTTTCACTGTGAATTCTGCGGAAAGCAGACAGAACAGAACATCTGCAGCGACTGCAGGGAGAAGATGGCTCCCGGAGGCCCTGTAGGCCCTGTCATCGATAACCGCTACGAGATTCTCGCCGAAATCAAGTCAGGCGGAAGAGTGGCCCTTTACAAGGCCAGAAGCCTCCGCGACAGAAGTATCGTGACCGTGAAGAGGATTTACCCCTCCGGAGCCGATCCTGCCGACCTCAAGCTTATCAAGGAGCGTTTTGCCGAGGAGGAGCGCTTCAAGGACCTTGGAAAAACGCTTTCAACGCTGAATCAGCGGGGCCTTCCCCTTGTATTTGACTTTTTTTCTGCCCCTGATCCCTCGAGCGGCCAGGAAGCCTATTTTATTGTCATGACCTATCATGATGGCACTACCCTTGAGACGATGATGAGAGAAAGAAAGACGTTCCCCCTTCAGGAGGTCCTTGATTTTATCAGGCAGCTCCTGGAGACATTGAAATATCTCCATACCAGAGGCTCTGTGCAGGTTCATGGCGACATCAATCCGGCAAATATCATGATACGCGAGGGCGAGGTGACACTTCTCGGCCAGACCCTGCCGGGCTTTTCATCTCCCCGTGGAAAGAGCCTCCTTGGCGGGGGATTTCTTTCCCCTGAAGGAGAGGCTGCCTGGAAGGAGCCCCGGGGGGATCTCTATTCCATCGGGCTTCTCATGTTCTGCCTTTTAAAGGGCGAAAAGCCCGAATCACTCTCAAAGGCTTCTCTGGAGTCATTGAGGAGCGGCGCCGGCGAGATTCCCGGTTATCTCGGGAAAGTCATTGCCTCGATGGTGAGCTGGGAGTCAGGCCCTCCCCCTTCGGCAGGCAAGGTCCTTGAAATTCTCAGGATGAGCACGGAAGTGCTCCCATGGGCCGATTTCATTGCCGTGCCCCCGCCATACCCCGCTGCCGCACCGGTGAAGTATCCCGGTGATAAGGTGCCGTCTTATCCAGACAATAAGGTACCGGTCCACCCGGAAGACCGGAAGCCCTCGCATCCCGATGACCGGAGGCCCGTGCACCCTGATGACCGCAAGCCTGTCGTGCACCCTGACGACCGGAAGCCCGCGCACCCCGATGAAAAAGGGAGTGTAAAGCCTGAAGAAAGAACCCCGGCAGCCTTTGAAAGAAGAAAAGCCCGGTCATCCATGCAGGCCGAGAAGCCCCCTCATCCTTCCGAGGCTCCCGCGCCCGTGAAGATCATCGTCAACGAAGCCCATGTCACCGAGTTCAGGAGATGGCTTGAAAAGAACAAGGTGACAGAGCCCCCGGGCAAAAGCGATTCACCTTCCCCCGGGGCGCCGGGAGAGGGTGGAGAAGACTCCAAGAAAGAGCTGGAGCTCCTTTCCTCATTGCCCCAAGAGGCCCAGGAGGAAAAGATAGAGCTCATCAACTCCTTGATCAAGGTGATGGACACCATCAAGGTGAAGGAAGAGCCCAAGGAAAAATAA
- a CDS encoding ankyrin repeat domain-containing protein → MSSLDERARRACALAGGEDSQGALEELRTLLESFPETVNVRDGRGFLPLHLAARQGNDHFAALLLSCGALPDEPESEGRTALHWASREGHSPVAERLIDAGASINAKNRAGATPLHGAAYMGHLAMAALLIRNGADIDARDNKGTTPLAAAVFRDHGDLVKLLVASGAEVMGKNNDGASPLHLAMSPQMAELLISLGADVNLRDARDATPLHHAAMEGLGEVMAMLFARGADMKAGDCDGWTPLHWAVRKGQVDSAALLVRLGADVNGRNNDGGTALHWAAMNGRENLVSFLLAAGADIKARDNDSWTPLHLATTGAVASLLVLRGAEIAARDKDGWTPLHWAAHEGLEEVAKVLLEGGAELGASDSEGNTPLFRAVKRGHLSIVRLFLERGAPAGGRLENGWSPLHLAAYMGYREMAELLVARGGEVSGIDRKGATPLHQAALNGQVDVAAMLLSHGASIDSTTESGSWPLHFAAMGGSRDMVAFLLEKGTPLDAITGEGLNALHIAAAEGHAGLVDFLLEAGLPVNGADKSGGTPLHHACLRGNCETVQLLISRGGSPESRHGDGWTALHLAAQEGHRALAGLLIEKGHFVDARDGRGASALHIAAQKGHREIVALLVEKGAELDMTRRDGLTAAHLAAIAGHEEVVEFLVKKGARAAPPKPDKQAEGK, encoded by the coding sequence ATGAGCTCCCTGGATGAAAGAGCGCGAAGAGCCTGTGCCCTTGCGGGCGGCGAGGACTCGCAAGGTGCGCTTGAGGAGCTCAGGACCCTTCTGGAGAGCTTCCCGGAGACCGTGAATGTGAGGGACGGGAGGGGCTTTCTTCCCCTTCACCTCGCCGCAAGGCAGGGAAATGACCACTTTGCTGCCCTCCTGCTCAGCTGCGGCGCCCTGCCTGATGAGCCTGAGTCTGAAGGTCGGACCGCTCTTCACTGGGCTTCCAGAGAAGGCCACAGCCCCGTGGCGGAGCGGCTTATTGATGCAGGGGCCTCCATAAATGCGAAAAACAGGGCGGGAGCCACGCCCCTTCACGGCGCGGCCTATATGGGACACCTGGCCATGGCGGCCCTTCTTATCCGCAATGGGGCAGACATCGATGCCCGCGATAACAAAGGCACCACTCCTCTCGCCGCAGCAGTATTCCGTGATCATGGTGATCTGGTGAAGCTTCTTGTGGCCTCGGGCGCCGAGGTAATGGGAAAGAACAATGACGGGGCTTCGCCTCTCCACCTTGCGATGTCGCCGCAGATGGCGGAGCTCCTGATATCGCTCGGCGCCGACGTGAACCTCCGTGATGCCAGGGACGCCACGCCCCTCCACCATGCCGCCATGGAAGGCCTTGGCGAGGTGATGGCCATGCTCTTCGCAAGGGGAGCCGATATGAAAGCCGGCGATTGTGACGGGTGGACACCCCTCCACTGGGCCGTGAGAAAGGGGCAGGTTGACAGCGCCGCTCTCCTGGTGAGGCTTGGCGCCGATGTAAACGGAAGAAACAATGACGGCGGCACAGCCCTTCATTGGGCTGCCATGAACGGGAGAGAGAACCTCGTCTCTTTTCTCCTCGCAGCAGGCGCCGATATAAAGGCACGCGACAATGACAGCTGGACGCCTCTCCACCTGGCCACGACAGGAGCTGTTGCCTCTCTGCTTGTCCTCAGGGGTGCCGAGATCGCCGCCAGGGACAAGGATGGGTGGACACCCCTTCACTGGGCGGCCCACGAGGGCCTCGAGGAAGTGGCGAAAGTGCTGCTGGAGGGCGGCGCCGAGCTTGGCGCCAGCGACAGCGAAGGCAATACTCCTCTGTTCAGGGCGGTAAAGCGCGGCCATCTCAGCATTGTCAGGCTTTTCCTTGAGAGGGGCGCCCCGGCCGGGGGGCGCCTTGAGAACGGCTGGAGTCCTCTTCACCTTGCGGCATACATGGGATACAGGGAGATGGCGGAATTACTGGTGGCGCGTGGAGGCGAGGTGAGCGGAATAGACAGGAAGGGAGCGACGCCCCTTCACCAGGCGGCTCTTAACGGCCAGGTTGACGTGGCGGCAATGCTGCTCTCCCATGGCGCGTCAATAGACAGCACCACGGAAAGCGGGTCATGGCCCCTTCATTTCGCTGCCATGGGAGGCTCCCGTGACATGGTGGCCTTTCTTCTCGAGAAAGGCACGCCCCTTGATGCCATAACAGGGGAAGGACTTAATGCACTTCATATTGCGGCGGCCGAGGGGCATGCCGGCCTTGTTGATTTTCTGCTGGAAGCGGGACTTCCTGTGAACGGCGCCGATAAAAGCGGGGGAACCCCCCTTCACCATGCCTGCCTGCGCGGCAACTGTGAGACGGTGCAGCTTCTGATTTCACGGGGCGGCTCCCCGGAGAGCCGCCATGGTGACGGCTGGACGGCCCTTCACCTGGCAGCCCAGGAAGGCCACAGGGCCCTTGCCGGGCTTCTGATCGAAAAGGGCCATTTCGTCGATGCCCGCGACGGCCGCGGGGCGTCAGCCCTTCACATCGCAGCGCAGAAAGGCCACAGGGAGATCGTGGCGCTCCTGGTGGAGAAAGGCGCCGAGCTGGACATGACCCGCCGTGACGGCCTCACGGCAGCTCATCTTGCCGCCATTGCAGGCCATGAGGAAGTAGTGGAGTTCCTTGTCAAAAAGGGGGCCCGCGCCGCTCCGCCGAAGCCGGACAAGCAGGCTGAGGGGAAATAA
- a CDS encoding fused MFS/spermidine synthase has protein sequence MASTNETRSRSFSLSIGICFFLSGMCGLVYQVLWVRMLGLVFGHTTYAVSTVITAFMAGLALGSFYFGKWADRGVRLPGRGVISPLLLYGLLEGVVGLYCLFTPALFKGIEHLYVVFSGYPIVFQRSLCFVLSMAALIIPTFCMGGTLPLLSRTLIRSYGELGSRLGLLYFVNTAGAVTGTILSGFYLIANFGITATLQSAAVINLGIAVLVYYLDREMKKLPAAQEEDRAAAPGGAETATPEASETALPVPLEEGRERRLSLFIVSVFALTGFASMVYELAWTRSLSLSLGSSTYAFSTMLASFLAGIALGSIIYSVLSRRFAFPASSFGWLEIVLGASCVLIIPLLGVMPLLFIRIYPIAKGSYSMVVALDFLLCFAVMLLPTTLMGFIFPLVGKLATRSMEFLGKSIGSIYAVNTLGCIAGSFLTGFVLIPVIGVQNSLRIGVLLNVVGGLAILFMVKGRRGARTLCLFIAVLVVVLSGLLPPWNPAVMSSGSAIYAEVYQAMLPDFKKVARENVEFYRDGISATVAVYRNAEGHDLRINGKVDASTGGDMPTQLLSGYLPALSLKSPRNVFILGLGSGITVKAVLDFPEIESVECAELEPAVIEAQKFFAPYNGNILSDPRLKMLPNDGRNALLCSKKLYDIIISEPSNPWISGVSSLFTREFYQVCRSRLKKEGIICIWVHIYSMEPSNVKMILRTFFSVFPEGSLWFGAAGDLLIMGSPSPISMDYSRIRAAYEQNSSFRDALRKIGITAPDSIFSHYLALSAEIRPLAETAMLNTDNYPLLEFSAPVSLFTHKELMITRALYEFKAHSVPPGTVNAEKTLSGNFYSDSYELYRRMMIPLSARVLREGLALYPGDERLNAHHVRRLIEARQVMKAQELLKTLTMGDHGPAEYYLIYGGLLEEQNCFDRAEEMYRAAWSLDKTNEETLKKYILVMMEQKKYDEALDLLQGATGVSSSNRDLAFLKAQLLIQKGMLPEARGILERQREMDPSNPVILRSLLAIAGAENDYPSTITLARLILSTEPSDEGAILDLSKAYSLTGRRDEARKILMGGLARLPLSRRLVEALAALEAAKQ, from the coding sequence ATGGCGAGCACCAATGAAACCAGGTCCCGTTCCTTCTCTCTCTCCATAGGAATATGCTTTTTCCTCTCCGGGATGTGCGGCCTCGTGTACCAGGTCCTCTGGGTCCGGATGCTGGGCCTTGTATTCGGCCACACTACGTACGCCGTGAGCACAGTGATTACGGCCTTTATGGCGGGCCTTGCACTGGGAAGCTTTTACTTCGGGAAATGGGCCGACAGGGGAGTGAGGCTTCCCGGCCGGGGTGTCATATCGCCCCTGCTTCTCTACGGCCTCCTTGAGGGTGTCGTGGGCCTTTACTGCCTTTTTACGCCAGCCCTTTTCAAGGGAATAGAGCATCTTTATGTGGTCTTTTCCGGCTACCCCATCGTTTTTCAGAGAAGTCTCTGTTTTGTGCTGTCGATGGCCGCCCTCATCATCCCCACCTTCTGCATGGGAGGAACGCTGCCGCTCCTTTCGAGGACCCTTATCCGCTCATACGGAGAGCTTGGAAGCCGCCTCGGGCTCCTCTATTTCGTCAACACGGCAGGCGCCGTGACAGGCACCATCCTCTCCGGTTTTTACCTGATTGCCAACTTCGGCATCACCGCCACGCTCCAGAGCGCCGCGGTGATAAACCTGGGCATAGCGGTCCTTGTATATTACCTTGACAGGGAGATGAAAAAGCTCCCTGCAGCACAAGAAGAAGATAGAGCTGCGGCCCCTGGCGGCGCTGAAACGGCAACCCCGGAAGCCTCAGAAACAGCTCTTCCCGTCCCCCTCGAAGAAGGCCGGGAAAGGCGCCTCTCTCTGTTCATAGTATCAGTCTTTGCCCTCACAGGTTTTGCCTCCATGGTGTATGAGCTTGCATGGACCAGATCGCTCTCCCTTTCCCTTGGAAGCTCCACCTATGCCTTTTCCACCATGCTTGCGTCATTTCTCGCGGGAATTGCACTCGGGAGCATCATATACAGCGTGCTCTCCAGGAGGTTCGCCTTCCCGGCCTCATCGTTCGGATGGCTCGAGATTGTGCTTGGCGCTTCATGCGTTCTCATCATCCCCCTGCTTGGGGTAATGCCTCTCCTCTTCATAAGAATCTACCCCATCGCCAAGGGCTCGTATTCCATGGTGGTGGCCCTTGACTTCCTGCTCTGCTTTGCCGTGATGCTTCTGCCCACGACCCTGATGGGCTTTATCTTCCCCCTCGTGGGGAAGCTGGCGACCAGGAGCATGGAGTTTCTCGGCAAAAGCATAGGAAGCATCTATGCCGTCAATACCCTTGGCTGCATCGCCGGCTCCTTTCTTACCGGGTTTGTCCTCATCCCCGTCATAGGCGTGCAGAACAGCCTCAGGATTGGCGTCCTGCTCAACGTGGTGGGGGGGCTTGCAATACTTTTCATGGTCAAGGGCCGCAGGGGAGCGAGGACCCTCTGTCTTTTCATCGCGGTGCTGGTGGTGGTCCTGTCGGGCCTCTTGCCGCCGTGGAACCCCGCAGTCATGAGCAGCGGTTCTGCCATATATGCCGAGGTCTACCAGGCAATGCTTCCTGATTTCAAGAAAGTGGCCAGGGAGAACGTGGAGTTTTACCGTGACGGCATAAGCGCCACGGTGGCAGTATACAGAAACGCCGAGGGGCACGATCTCAGGATTAACGGAAAAGTTGATGCGAGCACGGGGGGGGATATGCCGACACAGCTTCTCTCCGGATACCTTCCCGCTCTCTCGCTGAAGAGCCCGCGGAATGTATTCATCCTCGGCCTTGGAAGCGGCATCACCGTCAAGGCAGTGCTGGATTTTCCGGAAATCGAGTCAGTGGAATGCGCGGAGCTCGAGCCTGCAGTGATCGAGGCGCAGAAGTTTTTTGCTCCTTATAATGGCAATATCCTTTCAGATCCCCGCCTCAAGATGCTCCCCAATGACGGCAGAAATGCCCTTCTCTGCTCAAAGAAGCTTTATGACATAATAATATCAGAGCCTTCAAATCCATGGATTTCGGGGGTGTCGAGCCTTTTTACCCGGGAGTTTTACCAAGTCTGCCGGTCCCGTCTTAAAAAGGAAGGGATCATATGCATCTGGGTCCATATCTATTCCATGGAGCCTTCCAACGTGAAAATGATCCTGCGGACCTTTTTCAGCGTCTTTCCCGAGGGCAGCCTCTGGTTTGGCGCAGCGGGCGATCTTCTCATCATGGGGAGCCCTTCGCCGATCTCGATGGATTACAGCCGCATCAGGGCTGCCTATGAGCAGAACAGCTCCTTCAGGGACGCCCTTCGGAAGATAGGCATCACTGCCCCTGACAGCATCTTTTCCCATTATCTGGCACTGAGCGCGGAGATAAGGCCTCTCGCAGAGACGGCAATGCTCAATACCGACAATTACCCGCTGCTGGAGTTCTCGGCGCCTGTGAGCCTCTTTACCCACAAGGAGCTCATGATAACAAGGGCCCTTTATGAATTCAAGGCTCACTCCGTGCCGCCCGGCACGGTGAATGCAGAGAAGACGCTGAGCGGCAATTTTTATTCTGATTCCTACGAGCTCTACCGCAGGATGATGATCCCCCTGTCAGCCAGGGTGCTGAGGGAGGGGCTTGCGCTTTATCCAGGCGATGAAAGGCTTAATGCCCACCATGTGCGCAGGCTTATTGAAGCGAGGCAGGTCATGAAGGCCCAGGAGCTTCTGAAGACCCTCACCATGGGAGATCACGGGCCTGCTGAATATTACCTCATCTATGGCGGGCTGCTGGAGGAACAGAACTGCTTTGACAGGGCGGAAGAAATGTACCGTGCCGCCTGGAGCCTTGACAAGACCAATGAGGAGACGCTGAAAAAATATATCCTGGTCATGATGGAGCAGAAAAAATATGATGAAGCGCTGGATCTGCTTCAAGGTGCAACCGGAGTGAGCTCCTCCAACAGGGATCTTGCCTTTCTGAAGGCGCAGCTTCTTATCCAGAAGGGAATGCTCCCCGAGGCCCGCGGGATCCTTGAGAGGCAGAGGGAGATGGACCCTTCAAATCCCGTCATTCTCCGAAGCCTCCTTGCCATAGCCGGTGCTGAGAATGATTACCCGTCAACGATCACTCTTGCCCGTCTCATTCTCTCCACCGAGCCTTCCGACGAGGGAGCCATCCTTGACCTGTCAAAGGCTTATTCCCTCACGGGGAGGCGCGATGAGGCGAGAAAGATTCTCATGGGGGGACTCGCACGGCTGCCGCTTTCCAGGAGGCTTGTGGAAGCCCTGGCTGCGCTTGAAGCAGCGAAGCAATGA
- a CDS encoding aldo/keto reductase: MYTADLAKNTSIPTRILGKTGLPVTCIGLGGEGVLRTFGKTSEAVKVIHRALDIGITYFDCARAYAGSEGYYGAALGARRDSIFLTSKAFERSRKGAMEQLETTLSTMKTSYLDLWQVHDIRKYGELEEISSPGGALEAFVEARAQGKVRFIGVTAHYDASVLKKALHLFDFDTVLMPLSAAHPHFKPFLTDVLPIALDKGMGIITMKVLGGTFVPERRTPGEVKKLITYSLSLPVSTMVIGCSSPGEVEMNAGFAREFKTLL; this comes from the coding sequence ATGTACACGGCTGACCTTGCGAAAAACACCTCCATCCCCACGAGAATCCTCGGCAAAACAGGCCTCCCTGTCACGTGCATCGGGCTCGGTGGAGAGGGAGTGCTCAGAACTTTCGGCAAGACCTCAGAGGCCGTGAAGGTCATCCACAGGGCCCTGGATATTGGAATCACTTACTTTGACTGCGCCAGGGCTTATGCAGGGAGCGAAGGGTATTACGGTGCCGCCCTGGGAGCACGGCGTGACTCAATATTCCTCACGAGCAAGGCTTTTGAGCGCTCAAGAAAAGGCGCCATGGAGCAGCTTGAAACGACGCTTTCCACAATGAAAACCAGCTACCTTGACCTGTGGCAGGTCCATGATATAAGAAAATATGGGGAGCTTGAAGAGATCTCGTCACCCGGCGGGGCGCTGGAGGCCTTCGTGGAGGCCAGAGCCCAGGGGAAGGTGCGCTTCATCGGCGTCACCGCTCATTATGATGCTTCTGTCCTCAAGAAGGCCCTTCATCTTTTCGATTTTGACACAGTGCTGATGCCTCTCTCGGCTGCTCATCCTCATTTCAAGCCTTTTCTCACCGATGTGCTTCCCATTGCGCTTGACAAGGGCATGGGAATAATTACGATGAAGGTCCTTGGCGGCACTTTTGTACCTGAGAGGCGCACCCCGGGGGAAGTAAAAAAGCTTATCACCTACTCGCTGTCCCTCCCGGTCTCCACAATGGTCATAGGCTGCAGCAGCCCGGGAGAGGTGGAGATGAACGCGGGCTTCGCAAGGGAGTTCAAGACCCTCCTCTAA